The genome window AACCAATTCGGGCACACCCCCGACGTCTGTCGCGACAACCGGGCGGCCCATAGCCATCGCTTCCAACACGGCGTTGGGAAACCCTTCCCAGATTGAAGGTTGGACGTAGATGTCGCACTTCTGCAATAGGCCGAGAACATCTTGACGTCGGCCGATGAAGCATACGTGGGAAGAGAGACCAAGGTCACAGGCCCGTTTCTCAAGGGCATCCCTTAGGGGGCCGTCACCTACAATGACGAAATGAGCCGTTGGACAGTGACGGACGACGGCGGTTGCCGCCGTGAGCAGGTATTCAAGCCCCTTAGCTATGGTGAGCCGACCGACGAACATCACGATCCGTGCGTCATCCGGGATGGGCAACTCAGCGGCGTTGGACACACTAGCCACGGCATCGATCTCGTCCAGATCGAGTGCGTTGGGTATCGTCGCCAGCCGTTGATCAGGAATACCGTACGATGCCTTCGCCGCACGTATCGCGCTTTCGGAGACCCCGATCAGCAGGTCAGCACGGCGGACGAAAGGTGCCTGCAGCCACCTCGGGAGCTTGTCAACAATGTTGGCCTCATGGCAGATGACCCTGGTGCGGCCAGCTATTCGGGCAGCGCACACACCGACAATCTTGCTCCCTTCCAGGTGCGTGTGGAGCAGATCGGCGCGTTCCGCTCTTAGCCGGAAAGCGAGATGTATCGGCACTAGCGGAAGGCAGATTGGAGTTGCAGCGAGACATGTCACGGAGATCCCGGCGTCATCCAACTCTTGCCGGAAGTGGTCACCCGTCCGCAAGGTGCAAACGCTTGATGACACCACTTCTGGGTCCATCCGTTTCAAGAGACGCACAAGCGACGCTTGGCGCCCACCAAGGCCGAGGTGGTCTATGAGATGTATGACTCTAATTGGCCTTTGTTTCATCTCTATCTGATGGCTCGATTTCCTGGAGTCCAGGCG of Armatimonadota bacterium contains these proteins:
- a CDS encoding glycosyltransferase → MKRMDPEVVSSSVCTLRTGDHFRQELDDAGISVTCLAATPICLPLVPIHLAFRLRAERADLLHTHLEGSKIVGVCAARIAGRTRVICHEANIVDKLPRWLQAPFVRRADLLIGVSESAIRAAKASYGIPDQRLATIPNALDLDEIDAVASVSNAAELPIPDDARIVMFVGRLTIAKGLEYLLTAATAVVRHCPTAHFVIVGDGPLRDALEKRACDLGLSSHVCFIGRRQDVLGLLQKCDIYVQPSIWEGFPNAVLEAMAMGRPVVATDVGGVPELVRNGETGLLVPAADPELLANAINQLLDNEALARSMGAAGRLRVRESFSIEQMALRLECLYRQVMNTNEMR